A genomic region of Ovis canadensis isolate MfBH-ARS-UI-01 breed Bighorn chromosome 9, ARS-UI_OviCan_v2, whole genome shotgun sequence contains the following coding sequences:
- the LYPD2 gene encoding ly6/PLAUR domain-containing protein 2: MCGTRLALPALVLATCCELVVALQCYTCPEPVSVSSCHTITTCNASETMCKTTLYSLEAVYPFLGDSTVTKSCASKCVPSDVDGIGWTRPVSCCNTDLCNVDGAPTLGSPRSLAGTLLLITPLLSLHL, from the exons ATGTGTGGGACACGGCTGGCACTGCCAGCGCTGGTGCTGGCCACCTGCTGTGAGCTCG TGGTCGCCCTGCAATGCTACACGTGTCCCGAGCCCGTCAGCGTGTCCAGCTGCCACACCATCACCACCTGCAACGCCAGCGAGACCATGTGCAAGACCACACTCTACTCCCTGGAGGCAG TGTACCCCTTCCTGGGGGACTCCACGGTGACCAAGTCCTGTGCGAGCAAGTGCGTGCCCTCGGACGTGGACGGCATCGGCTGGACCCGGCCCGTGTCCTGCTGCAACACTGACCTGTGCAACGTGGACGGGGCACCCACCCTGGGCAGCCCCCGCAGCCTGGCCGGCACCCTCCTGCTGATCACCCCACTCTTGAGCCTCCATCTCTAG
- the SLURP1 gene encoding secreted Ly-6/uPAR-related protein 1 — MAVPRALLALLLAAASAVSLGEALSCITCEQPTALPLCKNITYCKPGEIACKTTLMTMEAEFPFNESPVVTSTCASSCEATDPDSIGAAHPIFCCFHDLCNSVGIARLSAGALAPLGAVVLSHLLP; from the exons ATGGCCGTCCCCAGGGCCCTGCTGGCCCTGCTGCTCGCCGCAGCCTCGGCTGTGAGCCTGG GTGAGGCCTTAAGTTGCATCACCTGTGAGCAGCCCACGGCCCTTCCTCTGTGCAAGAACATTACCTACTGCAAGCCGGGCGAAATAGCCTGCAAGACCACGCTGATGACGATGGAGGCAG AGTTCCCCTTCAATGAGAGCCCTGTGGTGACCAGCACCTGTGCCAGCTCTTGCGAGGCCACCGACCCAGACAGCATCGGGGCTGCCCACCCCATCTTCTGCTGCTTCCATGACCTCTGCAACTCCGTGGGCATTGCCAGGCTCAGTGCCGGGGCCCTGGCCCCCCTGGGGGCCGTGGTCCTCAGTCACCTCCTTCCCTGA
- the THEM6 gene encoding protein THEM6 gives MLELLVALLALALAYFALLDGWYLVRVPCAVLRARLLQPRVRDLLAEQSYAGRVLPSDLDLLLHMNNARYLREADVARIAHLARCGVLEGLRALGARAVLAASCARYRRSLRLFEPFEVRTRLLGWDDRAFYMEARFISLRDGFVCALLRSRQHVLGTSPERVVQHLCKRRVEPPELPADLQHWIAYNEASSQLIRAESGLHDVLKEQ, from the exons ATGCTGGAGCTGCTCGTAGCGCTGCTGGCCCTGGCCCTCGCCTACTTCGCGTTGCTGGACGGCTGGTACCTCGTGCGCGTGCCGTGCGCCGTGCTGCGCGCGCGCCTCCTGCAGCCGCGAGTCCGCGACCTGCTGGCTGAGCAGAGCTATGCGGGCCGCGTGCTGCCTTCGGACTTGGACCTGCTGCTGCACATGAACAACGCGCGCTACCTGCGCGAGGCCGACGTGGCACGCATCGCGCACCTGGCCCGCTGTGGTGTGCTCGAGGGGCTGCGCGCGCTCGGGGCGCGCGCCGTGCTGGCCGCTTCCTGCGCGCGCTACCGCCGCTCGCTGCGTCTGTTCGAGCCGTTCGAGGTGCGCACGCGCCTACTGGGCTGGGACGACCGCGCCTTCTACATGGAGGCGCGCTTCATCAGCCTGCGCGACGGCTTCGTGTGCGCGCTGCTGCGCTCCCGCCAGCACGTGCTGGGCACCTCGCCAGAGCGAGTCGTTCAGCACCTGTGCAAGCGCAGG GTGGAGCCCCCGGAGCTGCCAGCTGACCTGCAGCACTGGATTGCCTACAATGAGGCCAGCAGCCAGCTGATTCGGGCCGAGAGTGGGCTCCACGACGTTCTCAAGGAGCAGTGA